One Hippocampus zosterae strain Florida chromosome 4, ASM2543408v3, whole genome shotgun sequence genomic window carries:
- the LOC127599046 gene encoding zinc finger protein OZF-like, with protein MCTRKTADYKEELFATAEENETRRFQVFQQPRDVLHRAATVFEDLCPDQHEPEDLHIKEEEEEEPLCVKEEEEEEEEEEDQLHYNIEDEEDEPESPRIKEEDITDLPLTVVYLESDDDDDDEGQSEKNGGTELRRSSQRHRMTTGGHGDHCRGSQADSLFAPLSDSDDMSSHVPDGDDDDDDDDNDDDYEAGDDDNEEDEDEKDEYIKDDVTCHTEKKHWKCSECGKTLSTKRVLKEHMRIHTGEKPFACSVCAQRFSFRENLKIHTRTHTEEKPFECSFCGKRFTQKTNLKKHTRTHTEEKPFVCSVCGKQFTQKSNLTTHTRTHTGEKPFACLLCGQRFSVRGNLRRHTRTHTGEKPFVCSVCDQSFSTKPNLTRHARTHTEEKPFACSFCDERFTLQTSLITHTRTHTGQKTFACLVCGKRFSVRGNLTRHARTHTGEKPFACSVCGQRMSTKANLTTHTRKHTGEKPFSCSICEKRFLSKAYVTRHKCTGDNSSDQ; from the exons ATGTGTACAAGAAAGACTGCGGACTACAAGGAGGAACTTTTTGCAACGGCCGAGGAAAACGAGACACGACGCTTCCAAGTTTTCCAGCAGCCTCGAGATGTGCTCCACAGAGCAG CCACCGTTTTTGAAGATCTTTGCCCGGATCAACATGAACCAGAGGACCTccacattaaagaggaagaggaggaagagccaCTCTGtgttaaagaggaagaggaggaagaggaggaagaagaagatcaGCTCCACTACAATATAGAAGATGAGGAAGACGAACCAGAGAGCCCCCGCATCAAAGAAGAAGACATCACCGATTTGCCATTGACTGTTGTCTATTTGgaaagtgatgatgatgacgacgacgaaggTCAAAGTGAGAAGAACGGAGGGACAGAGCTTCGAAGGAGCAGCCAAAGGCACCGCATGACAACAGGAGGTCATGGCGACCACTGTAGAGGCTCACAAGCTGACAGCCTTTTTGCTCCACTATCAGATAGTGACGACATGTCATCACACGTTCCtgatggcgacgacgacgacgacgacgacgacaatgATGATGACTATGAAGCTGGAGATGATGATaatgaggaggatgaggatgagaagGATGAATACATAAAAGACGATGTGACGTGTCACACTGAGAAAAAACACTGGAAATGTTCGGAGTGTGGAAAAACATTAAGCACCAAGCGTGTTTTGAAAGAACATATGAGaatacacactggagagaaaccttttgcctgctcagtttgtgctCAACGATTCTCTTTTAGGGAaaacttaaaaatacacacaagaacacacaccgaGGAGAAACCTTTTGAGTGTTCTTTTTGTGGTAAAAGATTTACTCAaaagacaaatttaaaaaaacacacacgaacTCACACAGAGGAGAAACCGTttgtctgctcagtttgtgggaaACAATTTACTCAGAAGTCTAATTTAACTacgcacacaagaacacacactggagaaaaaccgTTTGCATGCTTgctttgtggtcaaagattctctgTAAGGGGAAACTTAAGACGTCACACAAGAACACatactggagagaaaccttttgtctgctcagtttgtgaTCAAAGTTTCTCTACAAAGCCAAACTTAACGAGACACGCGAGAACGCACACAgaagagaaaccttttgcctgctcatttTGCGATGAAAGATTCACTTTACAGACCAGTTTAATTACACACACGAGAACGCACACGGGGCAAAAAACATTTGCCTGCTTGGTTTGCGGTAAAAGATTCTCTGTCAGGGGAAACTTAACAAGACACGCCAGAACACATACtggcgagaaaccttttgcttgctcTGTTTGCGGTCAAAGAATGTCGACAAAGGCAAATTTAACAACGCACACACGAAagcacactggggaaaaacccTTCAGCTGCAGCATCTGTGAAAAACGTTTCTTAAGTAAGGCTTACGTTACAAGGCACAAGTGTACTGGTGACAACAGTAGTGATCAATGA
- the LOC127599056 gene encoding oocyte zinc finger protein XlCOF6.1-like — MCARMTAEYVGELNGAKEDDELGRLDAVLKRPPLPIYTADVSEETLCPELLGPEHLHIKEEKEDEGGFHPEEEEQPKTADIKEEDESWTSQMDWEEEPGPSFMKEEDLEADITQFPLTVIVKSEDDDDDVESDGDHCGRSQLDCLSAPPQNGDDATSHNPQTDDDNAENEHARGDMTIHSDNKCWKCPECGKSYISKYTLKVHMRIHSGEKNFACAVCGRRFHMKTDLIRHIRTHTGEKPFVCSVCGQRFSFSISLIRHKRTHTGEKPFSCAVCAKRFSEKGHLRTHTRTHTGEKPFACPVCGQRFSVKASLINHTKIHTGEKSFVCSVCGQRFSAKERLIRHMGTHMEAKPFACSVCGQRFTLKADSVRHTRIHTGERQFSCSVCGKRFAQKGHLGRHARTHTGEKPFGCRVCDKRFSRKDNVKKHKCAGEASSTQ; from the exons ATGTGCGCGAGGATGACGGCCGAGTACGTGGGGGAACTTAATGGAGCAAAAGAGGACGACGAGCTGGGACGACTGGACGCTGTTTTGAAGAGGCCTCCACTTCCGATATACACAGCGG ATGTCAGTGAAGAAACTCTTTGTCCTGAGCTCCTGGGGCCAGAGCACCTCCACATCAAAGAGGAAAAAGAGGATGAGGGAGGCTTCCACCCTGAAGAGGAAGAGCAGCCCAAGACAGCCGACATTAAAGAGGAGGACGAGTCTTGGACTTCCCAAATGGATTGGGAAGAAGAGCCAGGGCCCTCCTTCATGAAAGAGGAAGACCTAGAGGCTGATATCACCCAATTCCCATTGACTGTCATTGTCAAgagtgaagatgatgatgatgatgtagaaAGTGATGGAGATCACTGTGGAAGATCCCAATTAGACTGCCTCTCAGCGCCGCCACAAAATGGTGACGACGCAACGTCACACAATCCTCAGACTGATGATGACAATGCTGAAAATGAACATGCTCGAGGCGATATGACCATTCACAGTGACAACAAGTGCTGGAAATGCCCAGAGTGTGGCAAAAGCTATATTTCAAAATATACTTTGAAAGTACACATGAGAATACACAGTGGAGAGAAGAATTTTGCCTGCGCAGTTTGCGGCAGAAGATTCCATATGAAGACCGATCTCATAAGGCACATAAGAACacacacgggagagaaacctttcgtctgctcagtttgtggccaaagattctctttcAGCATAAGTTTAATCAGGCacaaaagaacacacactggggaaaaaccaTTTTCTTGCGCCGTGTGCGCTAAAAGATTCTCTGAAAAGGGACATTTAAGAACACACACTcgaacacacactggagagaaaccctttgcctgcCCAGTATGTGGACAGAGATTCTCTGTCAAGGCAAGTTTAATTAaccatacaaaaatacacactggagagaaatcTTTTGTCTGCTctgtttgtggtcaaagattctccGCAAAGGAACGTTTAATTCGGCATATGGGAACACACATGGAAGCTAAaccttttgcttgctccgtTTGCGGTCAAAGATTCACTCTGAAGGCAGATTCCGTAAGGCACACGAGAATACACACCGGGGAGAGGCAGTTCTCCTGCTCGGTTTGCGGTAAAAGATTTGCTCAGAAGGGACATTTAGGAAGACACGCCAGAACACACACCGGCGAAAAACCATTCGGTTGTCGGGTTTGTGATAAAAGATTCTCTCGTAAAGATAATGTGAAGAAACACAAGTGTGCTGGTGAGGCGAGCAGCACTCAATGA
- the LOC127599057 gene encoding zinc finger protein OZF-like isoform X2, giving the protein MCARRVKEEECQVALSAAKVNERQHQLLDAVTKRPPNLLHKTDGAEKYLRPEHQKPENAYAQEECAHPRIKEEEQEADIGRLPLASVSFKSEDDEDEGQHEENKGVQSPSSSSSPHVKAEGDGERCGGAHPDRLLAPLSDSDDITSHSSDTDDEHAQGERTCRNKNKRWKCSRCGKRFVFKSVLKIHMMTHTGEKPFVCSICGKRFARKQNMSAHTRIHTGEKPFVCSVCGKGFSCRQSMTKHATIHTGGNPFSCSVCGKGFAERRHLKTHTRTHAGEEPFECTVCGKRYFLKKSLMDHTISHTGEKPFQCPVCNKRFTQKAYLKLHIGAHGGEKPFGCSDCGKRYYLERDLRKHMRTHTGEKPFDCSVCGKRFSERGNLTLHKRTHTGEKPVACLVCGKRFSHKGNLKRHTRTHTGDKPFA; this is encoded by the exons ATGTGCGCCAGACGTGTGAAAGAAGAAGAGTGCCAAGTGGCACTTTCTGCAGCAAAAGTAAACGAGCGACAACACCAACTACTGGACGCTGTGACCAAAAGGCCTCCAAATTTGTTACACAAAACAG ATGGCGCTGAAAAATATCTTCGTCCTGAGCATCAAAAGCCAGAGAACGCTTACGCTCAAGAGGAGTGTGCGCACCCCcgca ttaaagaggaagagcaggAGGCTGATATCGGCCGTCTACCATTGGCCTCTGTCTCTTTCAAGAGTGAAGATGATGAAGACGAAGGTCAGCATGAGGAGAACAAAGGGGTGCAGTCTCCAAGCAGCAGCTCTAGTCCACACGTGAAGGCCGAAGGGGATGGAGAGCGCTGCGGAGGAGCGCACCCAGACAGACTGTTAGCGCCGCTATCAGATAGTGACGACATAACTTCGCACTCCTCCGACACCGATGATGAACACGCTCAAGGTGAAAGAACATGTCGTAATAAGAACAAACGCTGGAAATGTTCTCGGTGTGGCAAaaggtttgttttcaaatcagttttaaaGATTCACATGATGacccacactggagagaaaccgttTGTCTGCTCAATTTGCGGCAAAAGATTCGCTCGTAAACAAAATATGAGCGCGCACACACGAATCCAtactggagaaaaacctttcgTCTGCTCAGTATGTGGTAAAGGGTTCTCTTGTAGACAATCGATGACAAAGCACGCAACAATACATACCGGGGGAAACCCCTTTTCCTGCTCCGTGTGTGGTAAAGGATTCGCTGAACGGAGacatttgaaaacacacacgAGAACACACGCTGGAGAGGAACCTTTTGAATGCACGGTTTGTGGTAAAAGGTACTTTCTCAAGAAAAGTCTCATGGACCACACAATATCAcacaccggagaaaaaccatTTCAATGTCCAGTATGCAATAAAAGATTCACCCAGAAGGCATATTTAAAGTTACACATAGGAGCGCACGGTGGAGAAAAACCCTTTGGCTGCTCTGATTGTGGCAAAAGATACTATCTCGAGAGAGATTTAAGAAAgcacatgagaacgcacaccggagagaaacctttcgACTGTTCTGTTTGCGGTAAAAGATTCTCTGAAAGGGGAAATTTAACATTACACAAAAGAACTCACACTGGAGAGAAGCCCGTCGCCTGCTTagtttgtggtaaaagattCTCTCACAAGGGAAATTTAAAAAGGCACACAAGAACCCATACAGGAGACAAACCTTTTGCCTGA
- the LOC127599047 gene encoding zinc finger protein OZF-like encodes MCAESVKEEYEEERCGTKEESERQRLDAVLKKPHDVLCGADTSEEDLYPEMQEPEFSSVKEEEEDGPSHLKNEEAPEPRQIKKEKEPQCRHTKEGTKHVKEEEKPEPPLIKEEELELDITEFPFTVIVKCEDDDDDDDDGEGDREDYGGFQQDGLLAPLSHSPDTDHGTDEHAGGHVTGHTDNQHVKCSQCDKSFFNKSALRRHTRTHNRDKSFACSVCGKRFSHKGHLNIHMRMHTKEKPFSCSLCGLKVTHKSTLTYHMTIHTGEKPFVCSVCNLSFGRRSYLIKHTRTHTGEKPFSCSVCEKRFCIKADLKKHTRTHTGEKPFACTVCGKSFSLKGSLRTHTRTHTGEKPFVCSVCGKSFTVRTCLIRHTRTHDGEKPFACSVCGKRFHVKTCLTRHTRTHTGEKPFACAVCGLTFIDRTGLVRHTRTHTGEKLFSCSVCGKKFTQRCILEKHMRIHTGEKPFSCSLCEKRFTRKDRVKRHKCAGENSSGK; translated from the exons ATGTGTGCAGAAAGTGTGAAAGAAGAGTACGAAGAGGAACGCTGTGGAACAAAAGAGGAGAGCGAGCGTCAACGACTGGACGCCGTTTTGAAGAAGCCTCACGATGTGTTATGCGGAGCAG ACACCAGTGAAGAAGATCTTTATCCAGAGATGCAGGAGCCAGAGTTCTCCTCCgttaaagaggaggaggaggatggaccCTCCCACCTCAAAAATGAAGAGGCGCCAGAGCCAcgccaaattaaaaaggaaaaggagCCACAGTGTCGTCACACAAAAGAGGGGACCAAACACgtgaaagaggaagagaagccCGAGCCCCCTCTtattaaagaggaagagctgGAGTTAGATATTACAGAGTTTCCATTCACAGTTATTGTGAAgtgtgaagatgatgatgacgacgacgacgatggaGAAGGTGATCGAGAAGACTATGGAGGATTCCAACAAGACGGCCTCTTGGCTCCGCTGTCACACTCTCCTGACACTGACCATGGCACTGATGAGCACGCAGGAGGTCATGTGACAGGTCACACCGATAACCAACACGTGAAATGCTCTCAATGCGACAAAAGCTTTTTCAACAAGTCCGCGTTGAGACGACACACCAGAACGCACAATCGAGACAAGTCTTTTGCCTGCTCCGTTTGCGGCAAAAGATTTAGTCATAAGGGACATTTGAACATCCACATGCGGATGCACACGaaagagaaacctttttcctgctcacTTTGTGGCCTGAAAGTGACTCATAAGAGTACCTTAACGTATCACATGACAATccacaccggagagaaaccttttgtctgctcCGTCTGCAACTTAAGTTTTGGAAGGCGTTCGTATTTGATcaaacacacacgaacacacactggggagaaacccttttcctgctcagtttgtgagaAAAGATTCTGTATCAaggcagatttaaaaaaacacacacgaacacacactggCGAAAAACCCTTTGCCTGTACAGTTTGCGGTAAAAGTTTCTCCTTAAAGGGGAGtttaagaacacacacacggacacacactggggagaagccatttgtctgctcagtttgtggtaaaagTTTCACTGTGAGAACGTGTTTAATAAGGCATACTCGGACGCACgatggggagaaaccttttgcctgttcagtttGTGGTAAACGATTCCACGTGAAGACATGTTTGACAAGGCACACGCGAacgcacaccggagagaaaccttttgcttgcgCGGTCTGTGGCTTAACCTTCATTGATCGCACGGGATTGGTTCGACACACGAGAacgcacactggggagaaactgttttcatgctcagtttgtggtaaaaAGTTCACGCAAAGGTGCATATTGGAGAAACACATGAGAATacacactggtgaaaaaccATTCAGTTGTAGCCTGTGTGAAAAGAGATTCACTCGTAAGGATCGCGTTAAGAGACACAAGTGTGCCGGTGAAAATAGCAGTGGGAAATGA
- the LOC127599020 gene encoding zinc finger MYM-type protein 1-like: protein MCAKSVKEEYEEELCVKEENDQQRQTLDVVFKQPQYVFHTDSLIKEEEQQTEIIKFPLIGVVVKTEAGEDQGQRSSLHPSQSKEESWADSPDNSVSHRPTEVDGDRCGASHSDRLLAPLSDSDDITDEDEHAGGDKKSHTDVDLVADLLCTQFSRRAFHKKLDIVRRGRPTPALAGLSQRGKGFVRHFQTSNYERYPWLTASETHCKLYCWECLLLASDRCGVWSHTGFSNLSCFTKAARKHQSTAGHLQATVRLKTFGDTRVHVQLSEQARREMELHNEKVKKNRQILKRLMDCVMFLGRQELSFRGHDEGAESLNRGSYAELISFLAEHDADLHYHLTTNRVFTGTSGKIQNDLIYAIADVMAEQIKAEIKKAPFVAVMVDEITDAGNAERFSLVLRYMTDAGVKERFVKFEDVTRGKPADDIAALIFRLFEEYECSPDKVVAQCYDGAVVMASGLNGVQAKVKEKAPMALFIHSYAHRLNSVLMQGASKLKECKVFLAILNGLAAFFSRSPKRTKLLGDICKRRFPQLAPTRWQCTSKLVNAVYEKRLALKELFDHILEHHGEYDQDAVLAADGFAARLGDFEFCFLLNVFNGIFEYADVLFGILQTKWLDVQFCMARVNEFCEAVERAREKFGEIYEETERVSGAPSVRGGRGAAQDDPRAHYQRLHTSVLDNILSQIRTRFEDHERLMFLSLLDPQRFHSYRKKFPQTALSSLTQSHGALFDLPRLKTELTVMYGMIDFVGKNPADLHNFLRSKNLSESMGQLYTLACLAVTIPVSAASVERSFSALKRIQTYARNTAGQKRLSALASMSIEKDLLMDLKRTDKLYNRATEVFLRKERRIDFIFK, encoded by the exons ATGTGCGCAAAGAGTGTCAAAGAAGAGTACGAGGAGGAACTTTGTGTAAAAGAAGAAAACGACCAACAACGTCAAACACTCGACGTTGTTTTCAAGCAGCCTCAGTATGTGTTTCACACAG ACTCTctcattaaagaggaagagcagcAGACTGAAATCATCAAATTTCCATTGATTGGCGTCGTTGTGAAGACTGAAGCTGGTGAAGACCAAGGTCAGAGGTCATCGCTTCACCCAAGTCAAAGCAAGGAGGAAAGCTGGGCGGATTCTCCAGACAACAGCGTCAGTCATCGCCCCACAGAGGTTGACGGGGACCGTTGTGGAGCATCCCATTCAGACCGCCTGCTCGCTCCACTATCGGATAGTGATGACATCACGGATGAGGACGAACACGCTGGAGGTGATAAGAAAAGTCACACTGACGTCGATCTGGTTGCCGATCTACTttgcacacaattttcaagacgggccTTCCACAAAAAGCTGGATATAgtgcgaagaggtcgcccaactcccGCGCTAGCCGGCCTGTCCCAGCGAGGAAAAGgctttgtccgtcattttcagacgagcaattatgaacggtacccgtggctcacagcctccgAGACGcactgcaaattgtactgctgggaatgcttATTGCTCGCAAGTGACCGATGCGGCGTTTGGAGCCACACCGGCTTTAGCAATCTAAGTTGTTTCACCAAGgcggcaaggaaacatcagagcacggccggGCACTTGCAAGCCACGGTGCGTTTAAagacgtttggggacactcgcgtccATGTGCAGCTCAGCGAACAGGCACGCCGGGAGATGGAGCTCCACAatgagaaagtaaaaaaaaataggcagaTACTGAAAAGACTGATGGATTGCGTCATGTTTTTGGGCCGGCAGGAACTTTCATTCAGGGGACACGACGAAGGggcggagtccttaaatagaGGCAGCTACGCGGAACTTATTTCTTTCCTCGCGGAACACGACGCAGACTTGCACTACCACCTGACGACCAACAGGGTCTTTACCGGCACATCGGGAAAAATACAAAACGACCTCATTTACGCCATCGCTGACGTGATGGCAGAGCAGATCAAAGCGGAGATCAAAAAAGCCCCTTTTGTCGCGGTGATGGTTGACGAAATCACCGACGCGGGTAACGCGGAGCGCTTTTCGCTCGTCCTGCGCTACATGACGGACGCAGGGGTCAAGGAGCGTTTCGTCAAATTTGAGGATGTGACCAGAGGCAAACCAGCTGATGACATTGCCGCTCTTATTTTCCGTTTATTTGAGGAATACGAATGTTCCCCGGATAAAGTCGTGGCGCAGTGTTACGACGGCGCCGTGGTCATGGCGTCCGGCTTGAATGGCGTGCAGGCTAAAGTGAAAGAAAAGGCGCCCATGGCCTTATTTATTCACTCTTATGCACATCGTCTGAATTCGGTACTGATGCAAGGCGCCTCGAAGCTTAAAGAGTGCAAAGTCTTTTTAGCCATTTTGAACGGCCTCGCCGCATTCTTCTCCAGATCTCCGAAGCGCACGAAACTACTCGGCGACATCTGCAAGCGGCGTTTTCCTCAGCTGGCGCCGACGCGCTGGCAATGCACCTCCAAATTGGTCAACGCCGTTTACGAGAAGAGACTTGCGTTGAAGGAGCTGTTTGATCACATCCTGGAGCACCACGGCGAGTACGATCAGGACGCCGTGCTTGCCGCCGATGGATTCGCCGCGCGCCTGGGCGATTTTGAATTTTGCTTTTTGCTCAACGTCTTCAACGGGATTTTCGAGTACGCCGACGTGCTTTTCGGAATACTGCAGACCAAATGGTTGGATGTGCAGTTTTGCATGGCGAGGGTGAACGAATTTTGCGAGGCGGTTGAGCGAGCGAGGGAGAAATTCGGCGAAATCTACGAAGAAACGGAGCGCGTCTCGGGCGCTCCGAGCgtgcgcgggggccggggcgcggcGCAAGACGACCCGCGCGCACACTACCAACGTCTCCATACCAGCGTTCTGGACAACATTCTTTCCCAGATACGGACTCGATTCGAGGACCACGAAAGGCTGATGTTTCTCTCCCTCCTCGACCCTCAGCGCTTTCACTCGTACAGGAAAAAATTTCCACAAACGGCCCTCTCCAGCTTAACGCAGAGCCACGGAGCGTTATTTGATCTTCCCCGTCTTAAAACGGAACTGACCGTAATGTACGGCATGATTGATTTCGTAGGCAAAAATCCGGCCGATCTTCACAATTTTCTTCGGAGCAAAAATCTGAGCGAGAGTATGGGGCAACTTTACACGCTGGCCTGTTTGGCTGTTACCATCCCCGTGTCGGCGGCATCTGTCGAGCGGTCATTCTCGGCGTTAAAACGCATTCAAACGTATGCCAGGAACACGGCCGGACAAAAACGACTTTCGGCGTTGGCTTCCATGTCGATAGAAAAGGACTTGCTGATGGACCTGAAACGAACAGACAAGCTGTACAACAGAGCCACGGAAGTGTTCCTGAGAAAAGAAAGGAGGATcgactttattttcaaataa
- the LOC127599104 gene encoding gastrula zinc finger protein XlCGF7.1-like, with amino-acid sequence MSWPKRKRAIRTVLDAKPASVMLWSSVSASGMEVSEEYRHPEQPEPALVNEEEAPDTHYIKEEEEDSDITNFPLTVIVKSEDDVEESEPCGGSHITSHFPDADERAKSDTASRRVTKRWNCSQCEKTFGFESLLKKHVVSHTRTKAFSCSDCGKRFTRQGHLNTHVRTHTGEKPFCCTVCGLRLTQKSSLTNHVRTHTEEKPFVCSLCGKTFSVKRYLIAHVSTHAGEKPFACTVCGKRFSGKRHLVEHTKTHTGEKPFACILCGKRFTQKGHLRKHKRIHTG; translated from the exons ATGTCatggccaaagaggaaaagagccATCCGGACTGTTCTGGATgcaaagccagcatctgtgatgcTATGGAGCTCTGTTAGTGCCAGCGGCATGG AGGTCAGTGAAGAATATCGTCATCCTGAGCAGCCTGAGCCCGCTCTGGTGAATGAGGAAGAGGCGCCAGACACCCACTACatcaaagaggaagaagaggacagTGATATTACCAACTTTCCTCTGACTGTCATTGTCAAGAGCGAAGATGATGTCGAAGAAAGCGAGCCCTGTGGAGGATCCCACATAACCTCACACTTTCCTGATGCAGACGAACGCGCTAAAAGTGACACGGCGAGTCGAAGGGTCACCAAACGCTGGAATTGTTCTCAGTGTGAAAAAACTTTTGGCTTTGAGTCTCTCTTGAAAAAGCACGTGGTTAGCCACACGAGAACGAAAGCTTTCAGTTGCTCCGATTGTGGGAAGAGATTCACTCGTCAGGGACATTTGAACACTCACgtcagaacacacactggggaaaaacctTTTTGCTGCACAGTGTGTGGCCTTAGGTTAACGCAAAAGAGTAGCTTAACCAATCACGTGAGAACGCACACTGAAGAGAAACCATTTGTGTGCTCACTTTGTGGTAAAACGTTCTCGGTAAAGCGCTATTTGATAGCACACGTCAGTACACACgctggggagaaaccttttgcctgcacaGTTTGCGGTAAAAGATTCTCCGGCAAGAGACATTTAGTCGAACACACGAAAacgcacactggggagaaaccttttgcctgcataCTGTGCGGTAAAAGGTTCACCCAGAAGGGGCATCtcagaaaacacaaaagaatTCACACCGGTTGA
- the LOC127599057 gene encoding zinc finger protein OZF-like isoform X1, which yields MCARRVKEEECQVALSAAKVNERQHQLLDAVTKRPPNLLHKTDGAEKYLRPEHQKPENAYAQEECAHPRIKEEEQECAHPRVKEEEQEADIGRLPLASVSFKSEDDEDEGQHEENKGVQSPSSSSSPHVKAEGDGERCGGAHPDRLLAPLSDSDDITSHSSDTDDEHAQGERTCRNKNKRWKCSRCGKRFVFKSVLKIHMMTHTGEKPFVCSICGKRFARKQNMSAHTRIHTGEKPFVCSVCGKGFSCRQSMTKHATIHTGGNPFSCSVCGKGFAERRHLKTHTRTHAGEEPFECTVCGKRYFLKKSLMDHTISHTGEKPFQCPVCNKRFTQKAYLKLHIGAHGGEKPFGCSDCGKRYYLERDLRKHMRTHTGEKPFDCSVCGKRFSERGNLTLHKRTHTGEKPVACLVCGKRFSHKGNLKRHTRTHTGDKPFA from the exons ATGTGCGCCAGACGTGTGAAAGAAGAAGAGTGCCAAGTGGCACTTTCTGCAGCAAAAGTAAACGAGCGACAACACCAACTACTGGACGCTGTGACCAAAAGGCCTCCAAATTTGTTACACAAAACAG ATGGCGCTGAAAAATATCTTCGTCCTGAGCATCAAAAGCCAGAGAACGCTTACGCTCAAGAGGAGTGTGCGCACCCCcgcattaaagaggaagagcaggAGTGTGCGCACCCCCGCgttaaagaggaagagcaggAGGCTGATATCGGCCGTCTACCATTGGCCTCTGTCTCTTTCAAGAGTGAAGATGATGAAGACGAAGGTCAGCATGAGGAGAACAAAGGGGTGCAGTCTCCAAGCAGCAGCTCTAGTCCACACGTGAAGGCCGAAGGGGATGGAGAGCGCTGCGGAGGAGCGCACCCAGACAGACTGTTAGCGCCGCTATCAGATAGTGACGACATAACTTCGCACTCCTCCGACACCGATGATGAACACGCTCAAGGTGAAAGAACATGTCGTAATAAGAACAAACGCTGGAAATGTTCTCGGTGTGGCAAaaggtttgttttcaaatcagttttaaaGATTCACATGATGacccacactggagagaaaccgttTGTCTGCTCAATTTGCGGCAAAAGATTCGCTCGTAAACAAAATATGAGCGCGCACACACGAATCCAtactggagaaaaacctttcgTCTGCTCAGTATGTGGTAAAGGGTTCTCTTGTAGACAATCGATGACAAAGCACGCAACAATACATACCGGGGGAAACCCCTTTTCCTGCTCCGTGTGTGGTAAAGGATTCGCTGAACGGAGacatttgaaaacacacacgAGAACACACGCTGGAGAGGAACCTTTTGAATGCACGGTTTGTGGTAAAAGGTACTTTCTCAAGAAAAGTCTCATGGACCACACAATATCAcacaccggagaaaaaccatTTCAATGTCCAGTATGCAATAAAAGATTCACCCAGAAGGCATATTTAAAGTTACACATAGGAGCGCACGGTGGAGAAAAACCCTTTGGCTGCTCTGATTGTGGCAAAAGATACTATCTCGAGAGAGATTTAAGAAAgcacatgagaacgcacaccggagagaaacctttcgACTGTTCTGTTTGCGGTAAAAGATTCTCTGAAAGGGGAAATTTAACATTACACAAAAGAACTCACACTGGAGAGAAGCCCGTCGCCTGCTTagtttgtggtaaaagattCTCTCACAAGGGAAATTTAAAAAGGCACACAAGAACCCATACAGGAGACAAACCTTTTGCCTGA